One window of Amaranthus tricolor cultivar Red isolate AtriRed21 chromosome 11, ASM2621246v1, whole genome shotgun sequence genomic DNA carries:
- the LOC130826804 gene encoding uncharacterized protein LOC130826804, which produces MVSKLDDYTFDMSMIRIVGRGPNAIVKRMNGFIINGFRYHTQSRDKLKKTQIFGVMVEVECKAYYGKINDIIELDYFSDNRVVLFRCYWVNVNSRGLKKDKRGFTLVNFAYQMHEGSYLKDDPFILSSQAQQVFYDEDEKDKGWQHIIRVKPRD; this is translated from the exons ATG GTGTCCAAGCTTGATGATTACACGTTTGACATGAGTATGATAAGGATAGTAGGGCGTGGTCCTAATGCAATAGTTAAGAGGATGAATGGATTTATTATCAATGGATTTCGTTACCACACTCAAAGCAGAGATAAGTTAAAGAAAACTCAAATTTTTGGAGTGATGGTCGAAGTAGAATGCAAGGCATATTATGGAAAGATAAATGATATAATTGAGTTGGATTATTTTTCAGATAATAGGGTGGTATTATTTCGTTGTTATTGGGTGAATGTGAACTCTAGGGGATTGAAGAAGGATAAAAGAGGCTTTACTCTTGTAAATTTTGCATATCAAATGCATGAGGGATCCTATTTAAAAGATGATCCATTCATTTTATCATCTCAGGCACAACAAGTTTTTTATGATGAAGATGAGAAAGATAAAGGATGGCAACATATCATTCGAGTCAAACCAAGGGACTAA